The segment TTGGCGTATTCGACGATGTAGCGATAGTCCATCTGGATGACGTCGGGCGAGTTGCCGCCAGCGGTTTCCGTGGCCAGTTTGGGCCAGTAGTCGCCCCAGCCAAGGAAGCTGGAATCCACCTGGGCGCCATTAGCGGTGGCGAAAAGCTCGTTGACGCCATAGGTGCGGTCGGCGCGGGCCTGGCCACCCCAGAAGAACTGGCGCAGCGAGCTACCCTGGGCAAAGGCCGGGCTGAAGCCGGCGGCACCGGCGGCCATGAGGGCCGAAGAGCCCATCAGGAACTGACGGCGGTCGAGACGAATAGTCATAGGGTGATCCTCCCAATCTGAAAGTTGTGGCCGGCATCTACCTGACCTGTGACCCGCAACCTCCCCGTCGCTAAGTCACCAACTGGTTACAAACCTATGCGGATTGATCGTGTTGTCAATCCGCCTTGTTACATCCTTCTTGCGGCCCCATACAGGGCAGGCATTTCCCGCAACTCACCAGACAGTTCATCCAGCCAATGCGGCGACTTCGTGACTTTATTCTTGTATGGAAGTTTTGGAAAGAGCGGATTTCGCCGTCCAGTCGCCTCCGCGCCATCACAGCATTGCCCAGTCCTGCGCAAAAGAAAAATATGAAATGCTGGTCATCACCATAGATAAAATCTATGGCTGAGCATGGAGGGATGCTGATGGACAAGCTGCTGACGCAATTTCTGGCGGTGGCTGACGCTGGCTCGATCACCGGCGCCGCGACTGCCCTGCTGGTCACCCAACCGACCCTCACCTTCAACATGCGTAAGCTCGAGGAGAACCTGGGCGTAACGCTGTTCCAGCGCAATTCGCGCGGGGTGACGCTCACTGCCTATGGCGAGACGCTTTACGAGAATGCGCGGCTGATGGCACGCCTCCATCACAATATGCTCGGCGCCATTGCCGACCAGCGCCAACGCAATGAACGCGGTCTCTCGATTGGTTCGGGCTATTCATGGTGGACCATGTTCCTCAAGGACATGGTGGTCGACTATCACAATGAATTTCCCAATGCGCCGGTGCAGGTGAGTCTGGGCAATCAGCTGCGCTGCATGGACCAGTTGATCTCGGGCGACATTTCGCTGTTTCTCGCGCATGAAATCGACGGCCTCAGCCCATCGATCGGCGCCGAATTCATCGCTCTCAGCACGGTCTATCACGCCTATTTTGCCCGGCGCGGGCATCCATTGCTGGAGCGCGCCCGGACCATTGCCGAGATCGACGCCTATCCGGCCGTCAGCTCGACGCCGCCGGAAAGCCGGCATCAGCGCTACTTCGACACGACGCGCCGGCGCGCCCGGATCGAGACCGTCTTCGACCATTCCAGCGTCGCCTTTGCCTCGAACTCGCTGGCGGCCTGTGTCGACTACACCTGTGCCAGCGACGGCGTCTTGCGACACACCCATATCATGCGGGACAATTTTGCCGGCCGTGGCCTCGTCGAAGTGCAACAGGCCAAGCCACCCGTGGTCAGCCGCATGGGCATCTATCGGCTGGCCGAGAGCCGAGACGATGTCCGGATCGAAGATCTGATTGCCCGCATCACCGCTGCGGCAAAGCCCGTGCTGCCGCCACTCTAGACTCTATGTTGCCGCGCTTTTGCTGACAGCGCTCTAGCCTGTCCGTGTCTTGAGATAGTCCACCACCATCTGCACGGCCTGGGCCTCGCGCTCCTGCACCATGTCGATGCCGCTCAGATCGCGATCGAAGATCACCGACAGCGTCGACATGTTGGAGACGTAGAAGAACCCTAACGCGGCGATGGAAATATAGAGCTGCACCGGGTCGACATCGCGGCGGAAAATGCCGGCATCGGCGCCGCGTTCGACAATGGTGCGGATCTGTCCGACCAGCGGCGAGTGCAGCGCCGGAATATCGGGCAGGGACTTGAGGAACCGCGCATTCTCGATGTTCTCGGTGTTGAGCAGGCGGGGAAACCAGGGATTGGCGAGGAAGTGGCGGAAGGTGAAACGCACCAGCCGGTCCATGGCATCGACCGGGCCATATTGGTCCAGCGACAACGCCCGCTCGCCGCGGCGGATTTCACCATAGGCATCCAGCAGGACCGCCCGGTAGAGATCCTCCTTGTTGCCAAAGTAATGATAGAGCAGCCGCTTGTTGGCCCCGGCGAGCGTCGCGATCGCATCCACCCGCGCGCCTTCGAAGCCCCGCGCGGCAAACTCAGCCCTCGCCGCCACAAGAATGGCGGCCTTGGTCTTTTCCGCATTGCGGGTGCGCTTGGGAGCGTCAGCCCCGCGCGTCTGCGGTGCCGCTACGGCGGGCGAAGAGGTTTCTGACACGCTTGGATACCGGGGGAATGGACATCAAAATCGTCGCGACGATAATCAGGCAGATAACAGCGGAGATCGGCCGGGTAAAGAAGGGCGTCGGATCACCATTGGTCAGCATGAGCCCGCGCCGCAGGTTGAGGTCGAGCAGGTCGCCCAGCACGATGCCCAGCACCAGCGGCGCCATGGGGAATTTCATTTCCCGCAGGAGGAAGCCGACAACGCCGAAGAACAGCATGACATAGACGTCGAACATGCGCTGGGTGATGGCAAAGGAGCCGACCACGCAGAGCACATAGATGACGGCCATCAGCCTTTCACGCGGCACGGTCAGCACCTTGATGAAGAGCTTGGTCAGCGACAGGCCAAAGATCAGATTGGCCAGCGTCGCCAGCAGCAGCATGGCCACGACCTGGTAGAGGAAAATCGGGTTTTCGACCATCAGCATGGGGCCGGGGCGAATGCCATGGATCAGCATGGCGGCGATCAGCACGGCAGCTGCGGCCGAGCCGGGCAGCGCCAAGGTCAGCGTGGGGATCATGGCAGCCGAGACCACGGCGTTGTCGCCGGTTTCGGCGGCGATCAGGCCTTCCTGGCTGCCCTTGCCGAATTCTTCGGGATGCTTGCTGGCCTTCTTGGCGGCGGCATAGGAGGTCCAGGAGCCCACATCCTCGCCGACGCCAGGAATGATGCCGACGAATGTGCCGATGATGCCCGAGCGGATGATGGTCTTCCAGTATTGGAATATCTCGCGCAGGGTCGGCACGACGCGGTCATTGACCGGGGCGATATTGGCGACGGCCGTCCGCTTCATCGAGGAGAGGATTTCCGCGAGGCCAAAGGCGCCCACCATGGCGGGAATGATATCGACGCCGCCGCCCAGCGCCGGAATGCCGAAGGTGAAGCGCTGATAGGCGTGCAGCGTTTCCATGCCGACCGTGGCGACCAGCAGGCCCAGGATGCCGGCAATATAGCCCTTGAGCGGGGTGTCGCTGCCGGTCATCTGGCCGGAAATGACCACGCCGAACAGCGCCAGCCAGAAGAATTCATAGGAGCCGAACTTGAGCGCCGCTTCCGAGAGGATGGGCGCGATGATGGCGAGAAAGAAAATGCCGACCAGTGTCCCAAGGGTCGATGAGGTGGTGGCAAGGCCCATGGCCAGCCCCGCCTTGCCCTGCAGCGCCAGCGGGTGGCCGTCGAGCGTCGCTGCGGCATTGGCTGGCGTGCCGGGAATATTGAGCAGTATGGCCGTGCGGCTACCCCCATAGATGGCGCCGAGATAGACGCACATCAGCGTCAGGATGGCCTGATCGGCCTGCATTTTATAGGTCAGGGTCACAAGCAATGCGACGCCCATGGTGGCGGTGAGGCCGGGCAGGATGCCGATGACAAGGCCGAGCAGGGTGGCCCAGACGACGTTGAACAGCGAGCCCGGCGTCAGGAAATGGGCAACGCCTGCGCCCAGCATGAGGAGACCGTCGAACATGGTGTGCTCCTAGGGCAGACGCACGAGGAAGATGCGTTCAAAGACATAATAGGTGCCACCGCCACCGACGGCAGCAATGCCCATGGCCCAGAGCAGGGCCGGGACCAGCGGCTTGGGCGTATCGGCCATGACGGTCTCGAACAGCATGATGAAGGCGAAAATGAACAGGCCCGAGGCCAGCCAGAAAGGCACGCGGCCCATGAGGCCAAGCGTGAAGATCAGGGCGAGACCCAGAACCACCAGAACCCGCAGCGCGGTCCAGGAGAACATGAGCCGGATCAGCGAAGCGCCACTTCCCGGCGCGCTGAGCTTCCAAGAGCGCACCAGCAGCAATGAGCCGCAGAGAGTTAGCGCCATGCCCAGAATCAGCGGCACAAGGCCGGGAATGGTCGCCGGATTGATGCGGCGCACTTCGAGCCGGTCCATGGTCCAGGAGGCATAGGTGACGGCGATGCCGAGCGCGACGAGAATGACGGCGGTGATAAAATCGGCGCGGGCGCGGACGGCCTCTTCGCTCGTATCCGGCATGCTCATGGCGACCTCGAAACTGCGCCGCCGCGGCAGCGCGAAAAATGAGGGCGAGGCAGAGCCCCACCCTCGCCTTACCTATTGCGCGCCGACTTCGGTGCGCGTTTCGCAGTCGATACCGATGGTCGAGGGATCATTGACCGCCTCGCCACGACCAACCGAAGAACAAGCCTCGAGGATCACGACCGGCATGGCCTTGGCGCGGGCTTCGGCGCCATAGGAGGGTGCAAAGACCGCGCCGAAGGTCTCGGCATAGGTCTTGAGGGCATCGGAGCTCGAGACCTTTTCGCCCCAGATTTTGTCGAGCGTGGCGACCACTTCATCAGGCACGCCGACCGGCACGAAAATGCCGAAATAGTCGGGCGCCAGTTCCATGTCCGGGATCCAGTCGGTGATCGGCGGAATGGGATCGACGCCCTCCAGGACCAGCGGCTCGTCGGAGAGTACGGCCAGGGCCTTGAGGCGGCCACCGCGGATCAGCTCGGTCTGTTCCACGGCCAGTTGAGTGGTGACCATGGCTTCGCCGGATGCCGTGGCAATGGCTGCCGGCCCGCCGCCGTCATAGGTGATCATGTTGTAGTCAAAGCCGTCGGCGGAATCGGAAAGCGCCGCAATGGCCGTGCCGCCCGACGAGGTAATGCCGGCGGTTGCCACCGTAACTTCATTGCCGCGCGTCTTGAAGGCTTCGAGCAGCTGGCCGAAATCCTCGAATTCGCTGCCGGCGGGCACCGAAACCACGGGCACGTTGGCGACGGAAAGATAGATGTGCCAGTCGTCGATATCGGTATCGGGCAAGAGGCCAGTCACCGAATAGGTGGCATTGTTGGCAATGGCATTGGCGGTCCAGGTGTAGCCGTCCTTGACGGAGTTGAGCACTTCCTGAGTGCCGATGGCGCCCGATGCGCCAGGCTGGTTGACCACAACCACATCGACACCGAGCGCTTCGCCCAGGATCGGCGCGGTAACGCGGGTGACCTGATCGGTCGAGCCGCCGGCGCCCCAGGGCACGATCAGGTTGATCGGTCGGTCAGGCTTCCACTCGGCAGCGGCCGCAGCGTCTTGGGCGAAAGTCATGGTGGTCCCGAGCACCAGGAACGACGTTCCCGTGGCCAGGACGAGTCGCAATGTCTGCATCGTCCATCCTCCCTCTGTGGCGCCGGATCTGGTTGTTTTGACTCTGGGCGCAATGGAAAGACTGCGGTGCAAAAACCATCGAGTCAAGCAGGAAGTAACCATGTGGTGATTACATTCGGCGTGCGTGTTGTTGAAAATATCCCTTCCAGAACCGAGACTTTGCTGTGTAGCTTTTTGACAGAACTGCGCGGTTTGCACCAAGCCGTGCTTTGGGGAAAACAATGGAACTCGATCTGACACGCTGGCTGATCATGGGGCTGGCACTGGCCGCCGGTGCCGTGGTCAAGGGCGCGACCGGGATGGGATTGCCACTCATCGCCTTGCCTGTCCTGACCTCGATCCTGGGCATCCAGCATGCCGTCGGCCTGATGACAGTGCCACTGATCCTCACCAATTTCTGGCAGGTCTGGCGCTTCCGGAGCGTGATGCGGGAAACAGCGATGGGCTTCCTGCCGCTGTTTCTTCTCGGAGGGAGCTTGGGCATCGTTATCGGCACCTGGGCACTGACCAGCCTGCCCGAACGCGCCCTGGTCTTTGGTCTAGGCGTGATCCTTCTGGCCTATGTGGCGCTCCGCCTTGCAAAGCCGCACCTTACCATCGGCCCCAATGCCGCCAGGCGTTTCGGCCCTATTGCAGGAACAGGCGCCGGCATCTTGCAGGGTGCCACCGGCATTTCAGCGCCGCTGGGCGTCACTTTCATCCACGCCATGGGCTTTGCCCGCGACCATCACTTGTTCGCAGTCTCGGCCATGTTCCTCACCTTCTCGGTGGTGCAATTGCCCTCGCTGATCGTGGCCGGGGTGATGGAAAGCGAATGGCTGCTGGAGGGCCTCATCGCGCTGGTGCCCATCCTGCTGTTCATGCCGATCGGCCAATGGATCAGCGGAAAACTCAGCCGCAAGGCCTTCGACCGGATGATCCTGATCTTCCTGGGATTGCTGGGCGTGAAGATGGTGCTTGGGTTGTAATACCAATCCGCTCTTGACGGCGAATGATCGCCCGCGCTAGCTAAGTAACTAATCGGTTACACGCAAAATGCGGATAGGAGGATATCGCGATGGCGGAACAACGGCTCGGGCTCATCATGCACGGCGTCACCGGACGCATGGGCTATAACCAGCACCTGGTGCGCTCCATTCTCGCCATTCGCGATCAGGGTGGCGTGGCGCTTTCCAATGGTGATCGCCTCGTGGTGGACCCGATCATCGTCGGCCGCGATGCCGACAAGATCGAACGTCTTGCCAAAAAGCATGACATCAAGCGCTGGTCGTCCGACCTTGACGCCGTCCTTGCCAATCCCGAAGACACGGTGTTCTTCGATGCCGGCACAACGCTGATGCGCGCGTCGCTGATCGAAAAGGCGCTGGCCG is part of the uncultured Devosia sp. genome and harbors:
- a CDS encoding tripartite tricarboxylate transporter permease yields the protein MFDGLLMLGAGVAHFLTPGSLFNVVWATLLGLVIGILPGLTATMGVALLVTLTYKMQADQAILTLMCVYLGAIYGGSRTAILLNIPGTPANAAATLDGHPLALQGKAGLAMGLATTSSTLGTLVGIFFLAIIAPILSEAALKFGSYEFFWLALFGVVISGQMTGSDTPLKGYIAGILGLLVATVGMETLHAYQRFTFGIPALGGGVDIIPAMVGAFGLAEILSSMKRTAVANIAPVNDRVVPTLREIFQYWKTIIRSGIIGTFVGIIPGVGEDVGSWTSYAAAKKASKHPEEFGKGSQEGLIAAETGDNAVVSAAMIPTLTLALPGSAAAAVLIAAMLIHGIRPGPMLMVENPIFLYQVVAMLLLATLANLIFGLSLTKLFIKVLTVPRERLMAVIYVLCVVGSFAITQRMFDVYVMLFFGVVGFLLREMKFPMAPLVLGIVLGDLLDLNLRRGLMLTNGDPTPFFTRPISAVICLIIVATILMSIPPVSKRVRNLFARRSGTADARG
- a CDS encoding tripartite tricarboxylate transporter substrate binding protein, giving the protein MQTLRLVLATGTSFLVLGTTMTFAQDAAAAAEWKPDRPINLIVPWGAGGSTDQVTRVTAPILGEALGVDVVVVNQPGASGAIGTQEVLNSVKDGYTWTANAIANNATYSVTGLLPDTDIDDWHIYLSVANVPVVSVPAGSEFEDFGQLLEAFKTRGNEVTVATAGITSSGGTAIAALSDSADGFDYNMITYDGGGPAAIATASGEAMVTTQLAVEQTELIRGGRLKALAVLSDEPLVLEGVDPIPPITDWIPDMELAPDYFGIFVPVGVPDEVVATLDKIWGEKVSSSDALKTYAETFGAVFAPSYGAEARAKAMPVVILEACSSVGRGEAVNDPSTIGIDCETRTEVGAQ
- a CDS encoding sulfite exporter TauE/SafE family protein is translated as MELDLTRWLIMGLALAAGAVVKGATGMGLPLIALPVLTSILGIQHAVGLMTVPLILTNFWQVWRFRSVMRETAMGFLPLFLLGGSLGIVIGTWALTSLPERALVFGLGVILLAYVALRLAKPHLTIGPNAARRFGPIAGTGAGILQGATGISAPLGVTFIHAMGFARDHHLFAVSAMFLTFSVVQLPSLIVAGVMESEWLLEGLIALVPILLFMPIGQWISGKLSRKAFDRMILIFLGLLGVKMVLGL
- a CDS encoding tripartite tricarboxylate transporter TctB family protein → MSMPDTSEEAVRARADFITAVILVALGIAVTYASWTMDRLEVRRINPATIPGLVPLILGMALTLCGSLLLVRSWKLSAPGSGASLIRLMFSWTALRVLVVLGLALIFTLGLMGRVPFWLASGLFIFAFIMLFETVMADTPKPLVPALLWAMGIAAVGGGGTYYVFERIFLVRLP
- a CDS encoding LysR family transcriptional regulator, which produces MDKLLTQFLAVADAGSITGAATALLVTQPTLTFNMRKLEENLGVTLFQRNSRGVTLTAYGETLYENARLMARLHHNMLGAIADQRQRNERGLSIGSGYSWWTMFLKDMVVDYHNEFPNAPVQVSLGNQLRCMDQLISGDISLFLAHEIDGLSPSIGAEFIALSTVYHAYFARRGHPLLERARTIAEIDAYPAVSSTPPESRHQRYFDTTRRRARIETVFDHSSVAFASNSLAACVDYTCASDGVLRHTHIMRDNFAGRGLVEVQQAKPPVVSRMGIYRLAESRDDVRIEDLIARITAAAKPVLPPL
- a CDS encoding TetR/AcrR family transcriptional regulator produces the protein MSETSSPAVAAPQTRGADAPKRTRNAEKTKAAILVAARAEFAARGFEGARVDAIATLAGANKRLLYHYFGNKEDLYRAVLLDAYGEIRRGERALSLDQYGPVDAMDRLVRFTFRHFLANPWFPRLLNTENIENARFLKSLPDIPALHSPLVGQIRTIVERGADAGIFRRDVDPVQLYISIAALGFFYVSNMSTLSVIFDRDLSGIDMVQEREAQAVQMVVDYLKTRTG